The DNA region GGCTTATATCAAGTTACCTTTTATTAGCAATTCATAGGGACTTCAACAAATAAGGTAGCACTGAACATGAATTTTCAAGTATGAGAGTATCGCAAGTTTGCAATGCGCATACAATTTTCAATTAtcctataaaataaaaatgacagGTGAGTCAAATTGATTTAGGCAAAGGACTTTACTATCCAAAGACTTCATAGCCTAATGACAAACAAATTTTCAAGTACTTTTGCTGTAATCTTTAGAAAGTTCTCTGTTTTTATGTTTTCTCATCTTTATCTTTACTTTCATATTAGCTGTTGATCTTGACAATGCACTGCAAAACTGAAGTGGAGTTCACTTCTAAACCTACAGAGTTGGATGAGATAGAGTAGTGCTAAAACTAGAGAGGAAGATGTGCCTTTTTGATTCTGTTGTAGAAATACAATGAAGTAAAAGTGTTAGAGGAAGCTGAAGAAAAGGTCCAAAAATGAGGGAAATGGAGTCATAAGATTTGCACGTGCTTCACATAAAGCCAAGACCATAGAAATAATTGCGGATGTAGTCGTGGCAGCGGAAACAGTCGCGATGTCGGAACACAGCACCTCATGGTATTTAGACTCGTTTTGCGCAATGTCAATTGTTAACTTGTAAAATATCCATCTTTCACTTGTTAAGGTCAGCCTTGATCTTTTTGGACCCTGGGCAAGATGGTAAGTAAGAGTCCTCTTAAATATTTTCGTCGTCCTATTACATACGcgacatttttttgttttggaaatAGTTGCTTAGTTTCTaagtttattatataaaaatgttGAATATGGTAATCCAAACTATAGCTATGGAAAAAATATCGCATTAAAttgtattttcttcattttgttGACTAAAAGTTTTAGTATCTTATAAAACTATGGGAATAATTAcaaaatatcataaatttaaATCAACAACCATGTCATTAACATCAATGATGATCTAAAATATCAACTCAAAGACAATTTCCTCGAAAACAATACTTTGATGTAgtcaaaagaggaaaaaaaaaaggcatatttttaagaaaacaaATTACTAAGAAAATAATGATTTTCTTCCCTCCTAAAGTTATTGCATTGATGCGTTTTCAACTTCCAACACTCTTTGGTCCCTTGTCAGTTTTTCTTTCACAAGCCTTTTAGCCTTGATTGTTATGGGCTTTCTTACCGATTCTCACGGCGCCCCTCCCATTTCTAGCCTTATTCAACTTCTAAATCTTGGGCCCCCTTGCTTGTTAAATATCCGTTATTAATGGAATGGCCTCATTTTCATTCCATGGTCAAAGCACATACATTAAAAATACCATCAAAAGGtggttatttaaaatgaaattgtaTTTACAAGGAAGTTTTTGAAAGAAGAAAATTTATACGgtgtttttttgtaaaaaaaaaataaaaagggattATAAAAGGTGGTTTTATGAAATGTTCCTTCTAGAAGAAAAAATATGGCACAACTTATTAATCATTAGTCATGTTTTTTTTCCAGTTCAAGTTTGACATAGCTAAAGTTGCACTTGAGCCCCGAAAAATTGATAGTCAGGTACAATACTACTTGAAAGGAAATTCAATTCGATACAACAAACGAAAACAGAAACGAGAAACGCTAATTTTAGAGTTTCGAAAACGTAGGTATAATTTATGTTacaatcaatttaataaaataagcaaaaacatgtaagaaaagaaaatgactgACAACAAAAGACAAGGAAAAAAAGATATGAAAAGGCCTTTGGTATTTCATATGGTTTTCGGCTTGACAAAAAAACATTTGGGAAGTGTAGTTTCAGAAACGTTAAATCTAGAGTTTTGGAAACGAAGATTCTGAATCAGGATTTGGTGGGAAGTTTCCGATTTTCAGGTTCCGGTCTGACCACGAGCAAACTTATTCATTAATTCAACTACATTGCTCGACTAATCTCTGAAATTCTAACACagaaaacaaactaaaatataaaataaggacCAAAAAATATCGTAGATTTGACATTTTGTACCACTagaaattagtcttttaattacaGTTGCTTTCGGTCAAAAAGTTAAAACAATTTACTAACAAGAATGTTAACAAACAACCCACAAACCTCGgtctagcaaattaaaagaaaagaagcaGATGGGAGGTAACGTGTATGGAACTATCTGTTATTGCATGAATAGAAAGCTAAGCAAACCACACTAATAACATGCATCAACAAATTTAGAACAAAAAGAAGCAAACTCCCAAGTTCCCAAGTGTATCCCGAATTCCAACATTTTGTATGTACTCGCCACTCAGAAAAAGGAGTAAGGCAAATGTAGAACTATGCCCAGAGTCAGTGCTAACTTAGCACAGAAGTTGAGGAAAAAACTCAGCTAGATAATTGATGatctatatctatattatcCAAACACAGCATATGTGGTCACCATATTCGTCTCAATGCCACAAAGACACATAAACAAGATCCATATCAAAGCCAGCCATGAGTGCCCGGATAAGGTTGTCTTCCTTAGGCACTATAATCGCATTTGACTTAATAGGAGAGAAGAAGAACAATACATTAGAAGTAAAAATGGAAGGCTGAAACGAAGatagaaaaagagaagaaataAAGAGAATCAAGTAAAAATGACGATCCCTCTTATTTGTAGGGTTGCTCTTTAGTGGTGAATTAGTAATAATTGGTGAAGAGTTTGTCACATGTTTTTGACTATCCAACTCTTATCTTCCTCtgatactttttcattactTTGGAATTGTACTTCTATCACTTATCTTTCTCTTGCTTATTATATTTCAAACGGGACAAAAAATACTCCCAAACCTGGCCTAAGTGGGAGCATATATGAGAGACTTAATggcataacaataataatatgttattttgcTGTGAGTAGCTTCCCAgggaaaaaattataaataagcaAAAGAAAGCATAAGAGGAGAACAAGTTAGAATTTCATTTTTATGAACTTTCAAATTTATAAACAAGCGACATAATATGTTTAGGTAACATTGATGAGAAATTTTTAGTAGCACTTTGGTACAATCTTGTATATTGTCTATTGTGAGTTGAAAGGACATTGATTTCACTAATGATAACCAGTTGTAAGAGTTTCTCAAAAACACCAAGAAATGGTTACTTTCCAACTTCTAATACTTGATCTTGCATCATGAAAATTGCAAATAATGAATTCTTGATAAATACTCACAAAAAAGGTCTTATCAAAAAGTGTCACATTTCATTGAGCCAAAAGACAAGGAACCAAGAGTACTTAGGCTCTCATCACCTATAAAGAAATTCAAGCCTATACCTGGGCATGGGTTGTGTCGTGTCAACTGTGAACTCTGCCGTGTCAACTCGTACCTAGCCTCTGTCGTGTCGTGCCTACTGGTCAGACCATGCCATATTCATGCTTCTCAAAATCAAACCCATGGCATGGCATTGTCTATATCATGACCAACGCCAGTTACTTTGAGTCATCATAATAGCATGTTCATGTCATGCCAGGACTTGAGCATGGCATGCTCAGACCGCAGGCATGCCACCCCTAACTTGTGCCCAAGTCTATTTAAGCATCCAATTGATTGAAACTCAATTCTTTGTGGATTCAAAATGTCGTATATTTCAACATGTCTTTAAAAGATGCTTGCTTTATAAAGCAATAAGCCAATAACCAGTACTGATATGCTTAACCCATACAGTTAAAAGTAAATTAAGGATTTTCTAGGGAAAAATGTTCCAAATATGATGTTCACAACAAGGTATGTGCCCATTGGTCAAACACATACTGGCCCAATATAGGGACCTCAATAATCTATAGCAAGTAGTTTTGATCCAATTAACATCCTTTAATATCCCAATATTAACTTCACTTTTCAGAAAATGATTTAGTTCTTTGCACTGCCTCTGTTCTTAAATTACATTAATCAATCTTTTGGATTTTGTCTATGCCCTAAGTTTTTCCGAAACATTTAACAAGGCCTCAAAAGCTTTTGCCACCCTTTAGTCTCATCCCTAATTATATAGCAAGATAACATATATACCCCATAACCATAAACATCACACAATTCATTGTACTATTAAACGGCAGAGGTTACAAAGCAATGGAAAATAAAACAATACAAATGTTGAAAATGGTAAAAAGTTTTTGCAAAATGTTTAATACTTGCAAATTAGGTAATGAAGCAAACTCCGCAAAGTTGTATCGTGCTTGTCAACAACTTAACTGTTGCTCAAATCTTAGTGTCTTTTATTGAGAAACGAAACCAATCACCAAAACCCTACTTGTCAAAGTAATATGTGCTTTCCAAGAACTGTTACTAATCAAGTAATCAACTCAAGTGTCAAGATCTAATTTTCTTGTAGAAGATTCACCTCACGCTTACAGTGATCAGGTCGTCAAGATTCTCAAttacgaaaaaaaaattataaggggATATTCAGTGTTGTAATAGATTAAGGTTGatagtgaaaaatatatatCTTGGACTGTCAAAAAATAGTTTCAAATTGTCACAAGACACAATTTCTTAGTGTCAAATCCACAACACAAGAGCCTTTGTTGTGCATCataaacataaatcaaccaACTCTATATAGAAAGAGCTATTTAGTCCACCCTAGAGCTACAACTACGGAGATTTtcatgttttcattttttttaccaGAAATACCATCATTCTTACTAGCAACAAGTGATTTCTATCAATCTTTATTTCACCTACATTTATTAGATTATCCTAGTGTATGTATAGTGTCACTATTATAGTTACTCTAGTATGTTTCAAAACTCATTCCTTAACGCAAGTAACAATAACCAAGTCAACTTCTTCACTAAAAGACTTGCTATGAACACAAATATCAATGTCTTTAGAAATATCTTTTAAGTTACAACATCATTTGATTCAAGAAATAATGTATGATGGAAGAACTTTAGAGTTGAGACAATGTAGTTCAATAAAAACAACAGTAAATACACCAAATAATAGCAATCTAACACGTACCTGTGAGCTTTGTACTTCAGATTTGAACTTAGCCAAGTTTGCTTCTTGTGTCATCTCAAACTACGGAAAAGAAAAGCTAGAGTCAGGATTTCAAAAGTCTACAGTTGAACACCATATACTCTTGAGGTTTTAAGTACAAACTCCACAGCAAAGTGTTTGCAAAGAGCGAGTAACAAAAAGCATTAAAGGTTTCATGTTCTTTTCTTTTGAGCACCCATTGTAACATATATAGCAATCGAACAACATGAACATCTGAATTCTCAGTCAACTGTGTTGGGAATGAGCAACTAAAGTCTTAAGTAACAAAATCACAAGATTAAGGAACCATATATCTATTCCTATCCCACGCAGCCCAACATCAATGGGATGCTTATCAGAGGCAATGAACTGGTAATAGGCAAGATCTATCCAACAGCACGTACTTTATACTTGCTCAGCTAATTTGAATCTCTCTGTTCTTTGATTCTCCTGTACCAGTATATCTGCAATCCCTATCATTCCACTTGTCCACCTTACCCTCACTAGGTCACTCTATTCTCCTCTACCTTTCGGTTCAGTGTCCATCTCCATGCACCCATCTTCCTCTAATTCTCCAACCAAAGATTACCCTCGCAGATGTGTAAAGTTTACCACAGTTTTAAATCCATGAAGTTTCTCTCTCGCCCAAACATCACAGTTAAAGTCACAATTCAGATGAGGAAAAGAAAGTGATGATTGTGACTTGTGTCATTGAGTTGGTAATGGAGGATAGGATAGCAGCAATACAGCAGTTGTGTGAAAGAATGATCACATTATTTCCTCTTCCTTCCTCCTCCCTCACCCATCCCACTTTCTCCCTAATGTCAGATTAGATTTTCATAATTCCATCTTTCATTAATGCTCAAACCAAGATTATACCCCTACTTGCAGATTTGCCACAATTTAAAAGTGAATCTAAAATTCCAGAACTTTCAGTTGCAAGCACAAAGCCACAAATGAAATGCAATACTACACCATTCCCAAACTTACATATAGACATACATATGaaaatttttcctatttaaagtcgaaaagtaaaaaaaaaatgtaaatttgatttcaaaattgattttataaGCAAAAAATACACATGACAAAACCAAATAGTAGCAAAAAAGTACCAACcaatatcaaaaaattaatttactcAACAATTTGAAGTACAGGGAAAATACAGGAAGAAATACATACTTTCTGCATTTCAGCCTTAGACATAAAAGAATGAGACACATTTTCCAGACTGTCGTGTAAAACCTCCGTAATTGCAGCGGTAATAACTTCAGCTTGCTTTGATGGAATACCTTGAGCTTCTAATTTCCTTACCTTATCACACAAGCAGAAAATTAAGAATCAAAATCAAAGCAAATTAAATCATTGAATTAATCAAAccaataaaaaatgataataagagCAATACTTACAAGCGCTAAAGTATCGACGAGAAAGAACCGTCTACCATTAGAACTCACAAGTTGAGAAAGAAACTTAGCATCAATATACCTACTTCCGTAACGAGGATGAGGCGATAACGACGACGAGTAAAATCGAGTTCTAGTTTTATCAATATTGTTTAGAGCAAATAATTCCTTAAAATTTCTGGAATTTACAAATGAATTAGTGCTGATTTGACAAACTCGTCTACAAATTGTAGAAACCGCCATTATTCAATTGaatcaatcaaattaaaataaattaaacttcCAGTAACAAAAACCCTAGTTTCTCTCCCTGATTAAAAGCTTTGATTTCTCTCTGAAAAAGATGAGAGGGTGAACACGTAAGAAGTTAGGGGGATGAATGATGGTCGAATTCGTGTCGAAAATCGTGAAAATGAATATGATATTTGAgttgaatttttgtttttttattttagtagttACTCTTCTATTATGGATTCTAATACAAATTCGGATAGTATTTCCGGTGTATGGTCTTGGACTCTTGGGTGGGTATAAGATTACAATTGGAAACATTAActctttttatttgttcttatttttttcgcatatctcaatataaatttaaaagtcaaataattttagttacaaatttctaaaatttttttgtaaagtatatatagagacgaatctatcaaaaacccacaaaaatatgttttttcatagagatcgaaaatcataatcaaaatttgacactaaaattcgtaaattctatttgaaaaGAACACAACGGAAGGAGTATTTCATACCAATTCTTAATGAGTCTCACATGAGACGCACCTTATACACAAGTTAAAATGGCCAATTAATAAGATTAGTAGCATATATAGACTTTTATTTTAGGTCTGTCTCACCGAGATATTGACAAGAGTAAAATTAGATTAAGTACTTCATGTTAGTTATGTTCCGTAAAAATAGGGAGCAAGTTTCTTTGTTTAGTTATTGGGTATATGATGGTTATACACTTATACTCTATAAATAAGGAAGCAGAAAAATAGCATAGGTCCCCAAGTACAAACACTTATCGGTTTACAAaacccgattcttatttgtcgccacccttttcattttatcgccacccctcctaatgaattacgaatttgcccctgatctttaaaaatttacaaatttgccattgagttaataacttttcattttcatttttttaaattttttttaattattcttatttatattattattattattattattattattattattattattattattacggttaatattattattataacggttattattattacggttattaacaataataataatattaataataataataataataataataaaaaattaaaaaaaaaataccagtcgcacaaaacgtgcgattgACAATCACACAAAACAGTCACACATTTTGTGcaacttgtatttttttaattttttttttattattattattattattaatattgtggttgttattattattattattaaattattatttttgttttaattattattgttataattgatgtaagaaagaaagaataaaattttattattagaggaaacccaaaatacaaatattggctagattatagaaattaggagtttataaattactccaatGCAGAAACCTtagccaaaacaaatttttttgggatgatgcaaaactaatgcccaagactccttttataaggagaagaataacaagtctttgttattcttccgatgtgggataatgataaacattaatcttccaatgtgggataatgaaaaacattaatctttcaatgtgggataatgacaaacatcaatcttccaatgtgggattcaagacataaccttacattggaagattgaagtttgtcattatcccacattggaagattaatgtttttcattatcccacattggaagattaatgtttatcattatcccacatcggaagaataacaaaggcttgttattcttctccttataaaaggagtcttgggcattagttttgcatcatcccaaaaaaatctgttttggctTAGGTTTTACgtattggagtaatttataaactcttattttctataatctacccaatatttgtattttgggttttttctagtaataaaatttttctctcctctGTATTGTCGGTGAACCATGTAAATtctgtgtgttttgtgtttgtcaatttttatgctttctttcttaaattatttataataataataattaaaacaaaagtaataataacaacaacaatattaataataataataataataaaattaataataataaccgtaataataataattattataaaattaataataataaaaaaaaaaaaaatcaatcgcacaaaacatgcgactgtcagtcgcacgttttgtgcgactgatatttttttttttttattattattattatttttattattaatgttattattattattagtattattattattattattattattattaataaccgtaataataataataataataataataataataactatgataataataataacaataataatataaataaaaataattaaaaaaaatttaaaaaaaatgaaaatgaaaatttattaactcaatggcaaatttgtaaatttttaaaaatcaggggcaaattcgtaatttcattaagaggggggtgacgataaaatgaaaagggtggcgacaaataataatgcccTTACAAAACCCATCTATAGAGAGGTGTTGGAGTGCATTGGAAGACTTTAGCTTTCTTCTCGTTAATCCCATTTCGTTCTCGGTCAACCAACAACAATGGCTGGaggtagacctgggaaaacggtcggtcgattgggttttgggtcggatcaatttcggtcgggttattttcgggtcgggtcggtttcggatcgggtcagtttcaggtcggatcactctgggtttcgggtaggttcggattgacccaacgggttaccataaaacattagaatatccaatcgactaattcaacataaaaaaaaatcattaaaatgtctaaaaaaaatcattagagaaattacatgtacgattttcaaaaaatagttggtatgtcaggttcatttaagtgcaagaaaaataggggaattaatacttattttgaaagacttgtaagatacgcgctttataaaagttattttgtttattgtaattgtaacattagataaaaatgacgttaaaattatcttcacaattttcatgttggaaagatatacaactaactaagtacttatttcatcttataagatacgcattttataatttagggtagcgacattcgttttttgaaaagctcattcaaacgtgcgaaacgttcgtataaattatattgatttgcttactgaaatgtagaagaattaaaaactcatttaactgatttaacaagatacatgtattcaattaagatgattataacgtcttatttttaaagaaaaataattacaatggctaaaaagacgttaaatacgtgttttttgagatctattgatgagttttagggttcaagtgatatactcaatatgttgagatactttgaaaacaaaaatttaatttgaaatgaattctaacattgaaattactctaaaaattgatattaaatctgtcaaaacgggtcggttttcggtcgggtaattatcgggttggtcatgtttcggattaagtcgctttcgggtcggtcggtttgggttttgtcgggtcgggtcccgagttcattttcgggtcggatcaaattttcccaggtctagctGGAGGTAATTCGATCTTTATGTTGCTATATTCTTTAATGAATATTGGTTACTCATGCttacatttggtatcagagcatacGTTTACTCTGCTTTTTTGTGGTTAATTGATCATTGCCAAATTAATTATCAAGAGCATGCTTACTACTTTGTATTGTTGACTAATTCATATTACAGTAAATATCATTTTCTATAAGATCCTTTCATGGGTTTGTTTTATGTTTTATCTGCATGTTCCGTCATCATCATATCGAATACATCATGATTGTAAACTTACAGTTAGATTAATCTTCTTtaaaatgattttcattttgaagATTATGCCTATatacaattttttgtttatatctaattattttatgtttatatcATAAAGTATTAATGGGATATTATAGAGAAATTATTTGATTGAGGAGTGGCCACAGCATCTTTAATCGAATTAGAACGGTTGTATATCCCACAAAATAAAGGATAAAATATTTTATGCCTTCTCATAATGACCCACAGATAAACAGTTTGAGACTTCAGATAAGGCACTTGCTAGCACTCTAATTATGAAATTCTCATCAGCAAGGCTCACTAGTATGAGAGGTGTGCGTGATCACATCAATAAGATAAGGGACATCGCAGCTCAATTAAAGAACCTTGAGATTGACATATCTGAATTTTTCCTTGTGCACTATATATTGAACACTCTCTATAAGGATTATGCCCCTTTTAAGATCTCTTATAACACCATAAGGATAAATGGACACGTAATGAACTAATGGCCATATGTGTGCAAGAGGAGGGGTGCTTGACTATGGAGATGGGACTACTCAAGAAAAGAATTCAACTCATGCCAAATTTAAGGGAATACAAAAGCTTCAGCCCAAGGGTGACATTAAAAAGGAATCCACGCGTTTCTTTTGTAAAAGGAAGAGACACATGAAGAAGGATTATGACAAGTACAAGAAATGGCTAGTAAAGAAAGGAAAATGAATATCACTTGTTACTTATGAATCTAATATGGTTGATGTTAATTGTAACACATGGTGGATTGATTTGGTTCTACAATCCATATTTGTAATTCCTTACAGGGATTAACAAACCTGAGGAAGTCAGTGGGAGCAGAGCTTAGCATCTATATTGGAAATAGGATGCAATTTCCTGTCAAAGCTATTGGAACATGCACTTTAGTATTAAATAGTGGTTTTATTTTGAAGTtaaaaaagatatatatattcCTAGTTTTTCAAGAAATTTAGTCTCGGTTTTAAGACTTGTTCGTTTTGGTTAGTTTTTGAATTCTGAACTTATTGGAAATGGAAAATTAATTGATGGTCTTTATTCTCTTGGATTACAAAATGAAACTACTAATAATGTTATGCATGTTCAAACTGGTTTAAAACGATGTGTTATGAAAGAGGACTCTTCTATTTTGTGGCACCGAAGATTAGGTCATATCTCCATTGAGAGAATAAAGAGATTGGTAAAAAAAGGAGTACTTAGTACTTTAGACTTTAGTGATTCTGAGACTTGCATAGACTACATTAAGGGTAAGCAGACTAACAAGTCTAAAAAGGGTGCTAAGAGGAGTTCGTCCATATTAGAAATCATACATTCAGATATATGTTGTCCAGACATGGATGCATATAAACAGAAATACGTTATCACCTTTATAGATGACTACTCACGATATATGTATCTCTACATGCTTCATAACAAAAGTGATGCATTGGAGGcctttaaggtttttaaggcTGAAGTAAAGAAACAATGCGGTAAGCAAATTAAGATAGTGAGGACATATAGAGGTGGTGAGTACTATGGTAGATATACTGAAGATGGACAGACACAAGGTCTATTTGCAAAGTTTCTTCAAGAAAATGGGATAGTTGCCTAATACACTATGCCTGGTTCTCCAGACCAGAATGGTGTATCTGAAAGAAGAAACCGAACTTTAATGGATATGGTCCGCAACATGCTTAGTAGCTCTAAGACGCCTAAATCATTGTGGATTGAAGCTCTCAAAACATCAATGGATATTTTAAACCGAGTTCCAACAAAAGTTGTGTCAAAGACACCTTTTGAGCTTTTTAAAGGATGGAAACCAAGTTTAAAACATATACGTGTATGGGGATGCCCATCTGAGGTGAGAATTTATAATCCACGGGAAAAGAAACTAGATCCAAGGACTATTAGTGGGTATTTCATTGGATATGCTGAAAAGTCTAAAGGATATCGGTTCTATTGTCCATCTCTTAATACTAGGATTGTGGAATCAAGAAATGCAAAGTTTCTTGAAAATGACTTGATTAGTGGGAGGGATCACATCCAGGACACCGTTCCTATAAGGGATTAACCTTCTACCTTAAGAAATACAGTGGTTGTCATTCAAAGCATCCCTAAGGTACAAATGGGAGTTAGACAACCAATTAATGAGAATCCACAAATTGCTGAAAATACTAATGTAGATCAAATGGATCATGAAACTGAACAAGATTCTGAACATCAAGTTGAACAACATAGTCATAACAAGAATGTTGATCGAGCCTTAAGACGAT from Amaranthus tricolor cultivar Red isolate AtriRed21 chromosome 3, ASM2621246v1, whole genome shotgun sequence includes:
- the LOC130808188 gene encoding protein FMP32, mitochondrial-like — translated: MAVSTICRRVCQISTNSFVNSRNFKELFALNNIDKTRTRFYSSSLSPHPRYGSRYIDAKFLSQLVSSNGRRFFLVDTLALVRKLEAQGIPSKQAEVITAAITEVLHDSLENVSHSFMSKAEMQKFEMTQEANLAKFKSEVQSSQEHHFSLLQREAEKLQSDIEKMRSELRYEIDKVTAGQRLDLNLEKGRIRDELANQTAETNNLTNKLDREIHTLRAQLEAAKYDVIKYCIGTLVSISAVGLAVLRVLL